Proteins encoded within one genomic window of Lepidochelys kempii isolate rLepKem1 chromosome 11, rLepKem1.hap2, whole genome shotgun sequence:
- the LOC140895881 gene encoding putative methyltransferase DDB_G0268948: MAVHLLDTQYNADSYQKYRFSPSENLQSVIFSYLEEKKVNPIRLAVDVGCGSGQSTRVLAAHFEKVVGTDISEAQIEAAKQAASFPNVSYHVCPAEELPFEDGSVDFITAFTAAHWFDMPRFMKEVDRVLRPHGCVALSTYTTDFSMHYKDCSERLTEIFTETRDLLLEYADEKVKLVFAEYKEVFESVPFQDKRRVTQILDKIPMSVSGVIGLFQSFSMYQAFLRNDPEAAKSLLQKTEQRFLDTMGVCSNETQVEIGIRSVSVLGCKGP; this comes from the exons ATGGCTGTGCATTTGTTAGATACACAGTATAATGCAGATTCCTATCAGAAATACAGATTCTCTCCCTCTGAAAATCTCCAAAGTGTCATCTTCTCCTACCTGGAAGAAAAG AAAGTAAACCCCATTCGGCTGGCAGTGGATGTTGGCTGCGGGTCAGGACAAAGCACTCGCGTACTTGCAGCTCATTTTGAGAAGGTGGTTGGAACAGACATCAGTGAAGCTCAAATCGAGGCAGCCAAACAAGCTGCCTCCTTCCCAAATGTTTCTTACCA TGTGTGCCCTGCAGAGGAGCTGCCATTTGAGGATGGTTCCGTGGACTTCATTACTGCTTTTACAGCTGCCCACTGGTTTGATATGCCGAGGTTCATGAAAGAAGTGGATCGAGTTCTCAGGCCACATGGCTGTGTGGCCCTTAGCACCTACACTACAGACTTCAGTATGCACTATAAAGACTGCTCGGAAAGGCTTACAGAAATCTTCACTGAG ACCCGGGACCTGCTTCTTGAATATGCAGATGAAAAAGTAAAACTTGTCTTTGCAGAGTATAAAGAGGTGTTTGAGTCTGTGCCTTTTCAGGACAAGCGGAG AGTTACCCAGATCTTAGACAAAATTCCCATGTCTGTTTCTGGGGTGATCGGGTTATTCCAGTCCTTTTCCATGTATCAAGCCTTTCTGAGGAACGACCCTGAAGCAGCAAAATCCCTCCTCCAAAAAACTGAACAAAG GTTCCTGGACACCATGGGAGTTTGCTCTAATGAAACCCAGGTAGAGATTGGGATAAGGAGTGTTTCTGTTCTAGGCTGCAAGGGGCCATGA